In the Candidatus Woesearchaeota archaeon genome, GCAAGATGGATGAGATTTTGACCTGCGATGATGTTAACCATTATAAAAACCTGAAAAAACCACTACAGGATTTCAAGCGAGTTCATATCAAGGGCCCTTTTGTTTTACTTTTCAAATATATCCCTTCCGACGACAGAATAATTTTTTATGATCTTGATCATCATGATGTCGTCTATAGCGTTTAGTTCTGACTTCTCATTTTACCTTTGTTCTGTACGTTTTTGATAATGCCAGACTCAATAAACTACTCCTACAGGAAAGAAATAAGCTAATAACACAAATGATACAAGAGCAGCACTTAGTGAAACGATGATAATCAGATAGAGCGGTAATGTTATCCTCTCTGTTTTCTTTAGTAAGAATAACACGCCAAAAAACACTAATCCAATGAGTGTGGCCATAACAACATGTGGTAGTAAGAATCGTAATTCTGTTCTAAACAGCGTGTAATATTCTCCTGATGGACCAAAACATCCTCCTTTGGTTGCGGGATCAGGACAACCTTGGTTTCTTTCAAGAAAGCTCATGGTGATAGAAAAAGAAGCAACCCTATAAAAACATTTTCATAGCTTTAAGAGATGCTGGGGAATAAATGGGGACGCTGGGATTTGAACCCAGATCAGATGGTATCTTCCTCAGAGCTGATGTCTGACATACCATAGTGTTGTAATCATCGGCATTTTGCCTCATCGCTCCATGACTGGAGCCACCTATTCTAGCCAGATTGTACCCATATTAGCTTCGGCTAAATGGCTTATACTACGTCCCCTGTAGAGTAAAGAAAACATGGGCTTATTTATATACCTTTGTGCACTCAAGCTTCGGCTTTCTGAGGGAATTGTTGCTGTTCAATTCTCAGGTATAAGAAGAAAATAAGGACAAGATAGGTAGCATAGGAAAGCACCTCTAATAGGCTTGGGTTTCCGTTATAGCCGAACAAGCCCTTGAAGAAACTGCCGATAGCACCTTTTTCATGGAGGAGCGGATACTGGCCTTCTCCCACTACTTGAGGATTAATGTCCCATACTGGTGTTATGATTCCTGACAAAACACCTGCTTCTTCGAACTCATGAACACCATGAGCAACTAATCCTGCAGCAAAGAGGATCAGAAGAACACTACTTATGGTAAAAAGCTTCTTGAGATTGATCTTTGTAGTGCTCATGAAGAAAAGGTAACCCACAAGGACGGCAATGCCTATACCTAAAAGTCCTCCAATAAAGCTAATACCTGAGGCATAATTGATAGCATTCAGGAAGATAACGGTTTCAACCCCTTCTCTGATAACTGCAATAGCAATGAGCAGGAAGATACCGACATGAGAGAATAAAGGCGTTGGATGGGCAATATGCTTCGTAACCTTTGCCTCAATCTGCTGCGCAACATGACGTTGCTTCATCATCCATAAGATCATGGTCGTCAGAAGAAAAGCTCCGATAAGCATGGTGATACCTTCAAAGAGCTCTTCAGTTCTTCCCTCAAATCCTCCGGCAATAACCATAAAAAAATATGCTGAAAGAAGACTGATAAGAATTCCAAAAATAATCCCATAATACACGCTCTTTTTGAATTGTTGGTTGTTTGTCCGGTTCAAATACGCCATGACAATACCCACCACAAGGCTTGCTTCGAGTGTTTCCCTCGACGTAATTAAAAAAGACTCTATCATTTTTTGCCTTTTATCGTACAATATTACTTCTTATCCAAAGTTAACAATTGTGAATTTGAAGGTATTTTTAAACCTTTCCCCTAGAGGTACGAATCTCGTGTTTATTCTTACGAAAAACGTACTCGCTGACAAGAAATCCAAGCAAACAATGCATAATTATCAGTCACTTATCTCGTTATGATTACAATATACCTTACAATGTTCCTTTCAGAGTCTCTTTGATGATTGCAGGACAGATACGGGTGACACCATCAAGCCGCTTAATCTGCTCACAGATATCACACAGTTGATCTGTATTTTTTGTCATTATTTTGAGCATGAACATATGATCTCCAGTGGAGGATGCAACAGAAGCAATTTCTTTAACGTTTTTGAGTTGATGCGCAATTGCCAGAAAGCGTTCAGACTGTACATCAACACCAACAAAGGCTATGTTCTGATAGCCCAGCTTTTCATGATCGATTTGGAGAGAGTATCCTTTGATGATCCCTTTATTTTCGAGCAGTTCAACCCGTTTTCTAATCGTAGATTCAGAAACCTGTAACCGTTTTGCAATCTGCAAGATTGGCGTTCGTGCGTTCTCAGACAATGCATCGATGATCCCAAGACTAATATTATCAAGCATAGGAGAGGAGAAGACACTATTTTATATAAAGTTATTGATAACTTAAGGCTCGTTTAGTTTATGTTTTTACGATCTGGCATCCACCAGGAGGGATCACTTTAACAATATCATCCAGATTTCCATCAATCTTTTTTTTGATAAGTTTAGCAGCATCACTTGCCTTTTCCCTTCCAGGCACAAGGGTTATGATCTTCTTGCACTGTTTTTGGACAGCACTAACTGGACCTCCGATGATCTGGCTGTTCTGATCAAGTCCAATGGCAATTTTCACACTACCATGAAGGTAGGTTGTCTTTCCATAGATCATAAAGGCACCCTTTCCCATGTATTCTCCTGCTTTGGTTTGCTTGGAGACCTGATCTGGTGCAACATAAAACACATTGAGGCTTGCCAATCCCTGACGCCATGCCCGTGAGTAAGTGGCAGTAGCATCTGCAACCTCTTGAAGCGTTATTTCTGTTGGCTTTTCGTCCTTTACTTTAATCACAAAAAAGGGGCTTCCTGCCATATCTGTATGAAAGACAATATCATTTTTTTCCGTGTGTTTTTTAATGACAATCTCGTTGGTGGTTGCATCCCGCCCTCCGATACAAAGGAATCCTTCTGAGCTGTAAAACCATCGAAATTTTTCATACCATTCCTGTTTCTTCAGCACATTTCCTTGCTTTTGTTGTTCAAGTGTTTTTGCAAAGGATTGTGTCTTTACCTCTTTTTCTTCCTGAATCTTCTTTAATTTCTCCTGGGTAATAGCCAGTGCTTTGAGCGCACCCTCTCGCTTTTTCCTTGCTTTCTTTGCTTTTTCAAAATATGCTGCAGCATTTTCTTCTACTGATTTCCTAATATCTAAGGTAATGGTTAACATGGTTCAATGAGTGGCTCTTCCCATTTTTTAGGGGTGCACACCAGAAGTCGGTTAAGGACGTCGCTTTTAATGATGGGAATGATCTCAACTTTTTGAGGAGCTCCTAAATCAGGAGGGATGAGGACTTCTTTTTTCAGTCCATCACCAGGCTCAATGCTTGAATCCTTAATGACCTTACTAAATGGTTCATCATGCTGGCCAAGTATATAGAGCTTGAGCCCATGAATTTTGACAACCCCATCATTTTTGAGAACAAATTGAAGTCGAGTATCAACATCAGTGAAGTAGCAAATCTTAACATCATCAGAGCTTTCTTCAACCGTAAGCTGAACTCCCTCACAGAGATCGCTCGGAATTGCGGTAAAGGGACTTTCAGTGTCATCTGAAGGCATTTTTGGAGCCCAGTTAATAACCGTTGCTCCGAGCACAATGGCAAAGAAGATAAGCAAGATCGTAGCAATTAATGGGCTCACCCCTCTCTTGTAAAAGAAAATTGCAGGCATATTTCTTTGATCAGAGAGTATCTTTATAAAATTTTCTACAGTGGCCCTGAGCGTAAAGTTGCGGAATCTTTTTATAGATCGGTTACTTTATTCTTTTGTCATGGACATTGTCTCCCTAATCCTGGTGGTCATAGGACTTTGTTTATTTGAGACCATTAGTAGTATTGATAATGCTATTATCAATGCAGAAGTTGTTGCAACCATGCAAGAAAAAGCACGGCGATGGTTCTTGTTATGGGGTCTTCTTATAGCAGTGTTTGCTGTTCGTGGACTACTACCCTGGCTGATTATATGGGTAACCACGCCTTCATTAGGCCCTTTGGGAGCATTAACTGCTACCTTCAGCAATGATCCAAGTGTAGCAGCAGCTATAGAACGATCTGCGCCCGTCCTTTTAATTGGGGGTGGTGTTTTTCTTATCTTCCTCTTCTTCCATTGGCTTTTCCTTGAACCAAAGCATTTTGGATTACCTGGAGAAAAGTTTTTTTCCCGTTATAGCCTCTGGTTCTATGCTATTGTCTCTATTCTCTTGATGGTTATTGTCTGGTTTGCTGCTCAGAAAAACGCTTTAATGGCATTTTCTGCAGTTGTCGGGTCAACCGCATTTTTCATTACCCATGGCTTTAAACAGAACGCAGAACAGGCAGAAACAAAACTCATGCAAAAAGGAAGTTTATCAGACGCCAGCAAAATCCTCTACCTTGAAGTAATTGATGCCACATTCTCGATTGATGGGGTTCTGGGAGCTTTTGCCTTCACGCTGTCTGTGCCCCTTATTTTAATCGGTAATGGCCTTGGTGCTGTTGTGGTACGACAGATTACCGTAGGCAATGTCGAACGGGTAAAGAAGTACAAATACCTGAAGAATGGAGCTATGTACTCTATCCTTTTTTTGGGTCTTATCATGCTCTCTGACAGCTTTGGCTTTCATATCCCAGCTTGGCTCACTCCGGTAATCACCTTTATCGTCATTGGATACTTTTTCTGGAAATCAAAGCAGGAAATAAAGACGCAAAAGCTTTAATAGTACCTTACTTTTAAGGAGATAGCATGGAAATGACGCAAGAACAACTCCAACAGATGAGTCCTGAACAGATCAAGGAGTATCAGAAGCAAAATTGTATTTTCTGTCATATCATTGCAGGAAAAGTGAACTCTAAAAAAGTCTATGAGGATGAGATGAGTATTGCTATTATGGATATTAACCCTGCAAATCCCGGTCATGTTCTTATCATTCCTAAAGAGCACTATGTCATCATGCCTCAGGTTCCAGAATATGAGCTACGTCATTTGGCCATGGTGACCAAGGCTATGTCAAATGCATTACTCCGTGCCCTTAAAGCCCAAGGAACCAATGTCTTTATTGCCAATGGTATGGCTGCAGGTCAAAAAGCGCAGCATTTCATGGTTCATCTTGTCCCTCGTAAGGACAATGATGGACTAACAAATTTTACTATTCCTGAAAAAAGGATGAGCCCAGAACAGATTGCTGATGTTCTTAAACGCCTTAAGCCCAAGATCAATGAAGTCTTCGGACTTGAAAAAACTGGAGAAGAGGAGGTTTCCTTACAAGCTCCGGTTGTGGATGCAGAGTTTGAAGAAGAGCCTGAAGAGGAAGCGCGTCAAGAGGAATCATCACCTCAGCAGTCACCAAAACAATCCACCAAGGTTAGCGAAAAGGATGTTGATCTTGACAAGATTAGTAATCTTTTCCTTGGAAGACAATAAAAAACGATCACAACGACCATGGCAAATGACACATGCACCTTCTGTAGTATGGTAGCAGGACATTTTCCTGCTCAAAAAGTTTTTGAGAACGACACGGTCATGGCTGTCCTTGCACCAGCGCCAGCAGCTTATGGACATCTGTTAGTCATGCCCAAACAGCATTTTCCCATCATTGAACAAGTACCCGATTTTGTTATGGGAGAGATGCTTTTAGTTTGTAATAAACTCTCGACTGCTGTTTTCGAGACTCTGGGATCAACAGGTACAAATATTATCGTACAGAATGGTATTGCTGCTGGACAAACTGCTGCCCATTGCATGGCTCATATCCTTCCGAGGCGTGAAAATGACAACCTTAACTTCCAATGGCAGCCACGCCAGCTTTCTGAAGAACAGCTCTCAACTGTTGAATTACAGATCACTGAATTTACCCAAGGCATAGGTCATTTTGACAAGAAAGAGCCAGAAAAAGAGCCTGAAGCAACGAGTTCTCCACCGTCATCTCCACAGCCAACCAGAGGAGAAGAACATGGACACGATCATGGTCATAAGCACGACGAAGAAAGCCTGCACGAAGACGAAGAAGAGGAAAACTATATTCTCAAACAGCTCCAACGCATTCCGTAGCAGATATTAGTAAGAGTGAGATTCGGCTGGATATCTACTCAACCGGTTTTCCTTCTATCTTCATAGTTCCATAGACCAATTGTGCTTTCTTGGGGATCTTGATGGTAACTCTCTGCACTTGGCCTGCCTCAGTAAATAATAACATGCTTTTTTTCATGCTACAAACCCCAAAGAGGGTGGTAAATTCGATAAAGTTTATATGCCTTTCTGAAAAATAACCGGAAATATTTCAGAGAGTAAGTATTATTACTACAAAAAT is a window encoding:
- a CDS encoding addiction module toxin RelE, which codes for MREFSIEEGLKKKMIKTSKKDKVMYEALMSKMDEILTCDDVNHYKNLKKPLQDFKRVHIKGPFVLLFKYIPSDDRIIFYDLDHHDVVYSV
- a CDS encoding FTR1 family protein; this encodes MIESFLITSRETLEASLVVGIVMAYLNRTNNQQFKKSVYYGIIFGILISLLSAYFFMVIAGGFEGRTEELFEGITMLIGAFLLTTMILWMMKQRHVAQQIEAKVTKHIAHPTPLFSHVGIFLLIAIAVIREGVETVIFLNAINYASGISFIGGLLGIGIAVLVGYLFFMSTTKINLKKLFTISSVLLILFAAGLVAHGVHEFEEAGVLSGIITPVWDINPQVVGEGQYPLLHEKGAIGSFFKGLFGYNGNPSLLEVLSYATYLVLIFFLYLRIEQQQFPQKAEA
- a CDS encoding Lrp/AsnC family transcriptional regulator; the protein is MLDNISLGIIDALSENARTPILQIAKRLQVSESTIRKRVELLENKGIIKGYSLQIDHEKLGYQNIAFVGVDVQSERFLAIAHQLKNVKEIASVASSTGDHMFMLKIMTKNTDQLCDICEQIKRLDGVTRICPAIIKETLKGTL
- a CDS encoding DUF814 domain-containing protein is translated as MLTITLDIRKSVEENAAAYFEKAKKARKKREGALKALAITQEKLKKIQEEKEVKTQSFAKTLEQQKQGNVLKKQEWYEKFRWFYSSEGFLCIGGRDATTNEIVIKKHTEKNDIVFHTDMAGSPFFVIKVKDEKPTEITLQEVADATATYSRAWRQGLASLNVFYVAPDQVSKQTKAGEYMGKGAFMIYGKTTYLHGSVKIAIGLDQNSQIIGGPVSAVQKQCKKIITLVPGREKASDAAKLIKKKIDGNLDDIVKVIPPGGCQIVKT
- a CDS encoding DUF475 domain-containing protein → MDIVSLILVVIGLCLFETISSIDNAIINAEVVATMQEKARRWFLLWGLLIAVFAVRGLLPWLIIWVTTPSLGPLGALTATFSNDPSVAAAIERSAPVLLIGGGVFLIFLFFHWLFLEPKHFGLPGEKFFSRYSLWFYAIVSILLMVIVWFAAQKNALMAFSAVVGSTAFFITHGFKQNAEQAETKLMQKGSLSDASKILYLEVIDATFSIDGVLGAFAFTLSVPLILIGNGLGAVVVRQITVGNVERVKKYKYLKNGAMYSILFLGLIMLSDSFGFHIPAWLTPVITFIVIGYFFWKSKQEIKTQKL
- a CDS encoding HIT domain-containing protein, encoding MEMTQEQLQQMSPEQIKEYQKQNCIFCHIIAGKVNSKKVYEDEMSIAIMDINPANPGHVLIIPKEHYVIMPQVPEYELRHLAMVTKAMSNALLRALKAQGTNVFIANGMAAGQKAQHFMVHLVPRKDNDGLTNFTIPEKRMSPEQIADVLKRLKPKINEVFGLEKTGEEEVSLQAPVVDAEFEEEPEEEARQEESSPQQSPKQSTKVSEKDVDLDKISNLFLGRQ
- a CDS encoding HIT family protein, with translation MANDTCTFCSMVAGHFPAQKVFENDTVMAVLAPAPAAYGHLLVMPKQHFPIIEQVPDFVMGEMLLVCNKLSTAVFETLGSTGTNIIVQNGIAAGQTAAHCMAHILPRRENDNLNFQWQPRQLSEEQLSTVELQITEFTQGIGHFDKKEPEKEPEATSSPPSSPQPTRGEEHGHDHGHKHDEESLHEDEEEENYILKQLQRIP